A window of Lacibacter sediminis contains these coding sequences:
- a CDS encoding ShlB/FhaC/HecB family hemolysin secretion/activation protein, with product MLQIRSAFYKAIFLAACCCFFVMPLSAQKKYQLLYRFADSVDVSSSIGLVKEFDDKGACSQYIFELPKLLQKKGYITASVDSVQMDSTKAEVLLFLGQTYRWALLNTSAVPQDLLNAAGYRDKNFKQQPLDYAAVQLLQTRLLDKLENTGYPFANVYLDSFTLQQEGITAILKIDKGPLYKIDSIRVYGDVKISNRFLQRYLEIQDASIYQKQKLLNISPRLLQLPYLLEEQKWNMSFLGTGSIVNLYLKERKSSQINGIIGFLPSNDQLGGNKLLVTGDFNLNLKNGFGLGEALTIVFQQIQVQSPRLQMGYLQPFLFGSPFGVDVSFDGLKKDSSFLNINLQLGVQYAFGGNRSGKIFYQQSISNLLTVDTNAIRISKRLPDQIDQTTSNIGLEYEWFTTDYRFNPRKGFDMKFTGSAGIRKIRPNNNISSLKNPNDPGFNYQSLYDSVGTRAYTFRLRASVANYLKAGKNAAFKTAINAGFIQSPRIFRNELYQLGGFRLLRGFDEESIFASAYAVLTAEYRILIGLNSYIYAFADGGWVRNNSQFANTSNNFIGSGLGMAFETKAGIFNIAFAAGKRDDSPLNLRQSKIHFGYVNFF from the coding sequence GTGCTTCAAATCCGTTCAGCATTTTACAAAGCCATTTTTCTTGCAGCCTGTTGCTGTTTTTTTGTGATGCCTCTATCAGCACAAAAAAAGTATCAATTGCTGTATCGTTTTGCTGATTCGGTTGATGTCTCATCCTCTATTGGGTTAGTAAAAGAATTTGATGATAAGGGCGCCTGCAGCCAATACATTTTTGAATTGCCGAAACTGTTACAGAAGAAAGGATATATCACTGCTTCGGTTGATTCTGTACAAATGGATTCAACAAAAGCTGAAGTGTTGTTATTCCTTGGTCAAACATATCGTTGGGCATTACTCAATACATCAGCTGTGCCGCAGGACCTGCTGAATGCTGCAGGTTATCGTGATAAAAATTTCAAACAGCAGCCACTCGATTATGCAGCAGTACAATTATTGCAAACAAGATTGCTTGATAAACTTGAGAACACGGGTTATCCTTTTGCAAACGTTTATCTTGACAGTTTCACTCTGCAACAGGAAGGTATCACCGCAATATTAAAAATCGACAAGGGCCCGTTGTATAAGATCGACAGCATTCGTGTGTATGGCGATGTAAAGATCAGTAACCGTTTCCTGCAACGTTACCTGGAGATACAGGATGCTTCGATTTACCAGAAACAAAAACTGCTCAACATCAGTCCACGCTTATTGCAACTGCCGTATCTCCTCGAAGAACAAAAATGGAACATGAGTTTTTTAGGAACAGGTTCTATCGTTAATCTATATCTCAAAGAAAGAAAGAGCAGCCAGATCAATGGTATCATTGGTTTTCTTCCTTCAAACGATCAGTTGGGTGGTAATAAATTATTGGTGACTGGTGATTTCAATCTTAACCTGAAGAATGGATTTGGTTTGGGTGAAGCATTAACCATCGTGTTTCAACAGATACAGGTGCAATCGCCACGTTTGCAAATGGGCTACCTGCAACCATTTTTGTTCGGTTCGCCTTTTGGTGTAGATGTTTCATTTGATGGGTTGAAAAAAGACAGCAGCTTTCTCAACATCAATTTACAGTTGGGCGTGCAGTATGCATTTGGTGGAAACAGAAGTGGAAAAATATTTTACCAGCAATCCATTTCTAATTTGCTCACGGTTGATACAAATGCAATCCGTATCAGTAAGCGGTTGCCCGATCAGATCGATCAAACAACTTCAAACATTGGTTTGGAATACGAATGGTTTACGACCGATTATCGTTTCAATCCACGCAAAGGATTTGATATGAAGTTTACCGGTTCGGCCGGTATTCGAAAAATCAGACCCAATAACAATATCTCATCGTTGAAAAATCCAAACGATCCGGGTTTCAACTATCAATCGCTTTACGATTCAGTTGGCACAAGAGCTTATACGTTTCGTTTACGTGCAAGCGTAGCTAATTATTTAAAAGCAGGTAAGAACGCAGCGTTTAAAACAGCGATCAATGCAGGGTTCATTCAAAGCCCCCGCATTTTCCGGAATGAGTTGTATCAATTAGGTGGTTTTCGTTTGTTGCGTGGGTTTGATGAAGAAAGCATTTTTGCATCAGCTTATGCGGTGTTAACAGCCGAATACCGCATTCTTATCGGGCTCAACAGTTATATCTATGCATTTGCCGATGGGGGATGGGTGCGTAACAACAGCCAGTTTGCCAATACCAGCAACAACTTCATTGGTTCAGGTTTGGGTATGGCCTTTGAAACAAAAGCAGGTATTTTCAATATCGCTTTTGCGGCAGGTAAAAGAGATGATTCACCTTTAAACCTGCGCCAAAGTAAAATTCACTTTGGTTATGTGAATTTTTTCTGA
- a CDS encoding efflux RND transporter periplasmic adaptor subunit encodes MNKKIWWIIGILLVIATTLIILKKKEVIGKKEATKVATEKIIKRTIIETVNASGKVYPEDERKVSSDVSGEVVEMYVEEGDSVRKGQLLAKVFADVLTSDRDRAASIVNQQQAQVGNTEASLRSFEARLNQAKLAYDRQKKLFDEKVISRQEFEQAESAYLTARADLDAAKQTIRSGKAGVQSAQASLTAANKNLSRTTVLAPMDGIVSLLAVKKGERVAGNSFSLGTEIMRVADMSKIEVRVDVGENDVPKVKIGDSAIVEVDAYNDRKFKGVVTQISSSSTSAQATGAAAASGDVTNYKVYIRIDPASYADLIDPAKGKNLPFRPGMSASADIMTTKQVNVLAVPILAVTTRDKNEQGSKAKAKEEADKKKAQGQEVTTNNAVMTDEMEEVVFIVQKDGTVKKVAIRTNIQDNEYIEVMSGLKEGDEVVSAPYNTISKTLKDGMKVTVVPKDKVYDEK; translated from the coding sequence ATGAATAAGAAAATCTGGTGGATCATCGGTATCCTCTTGGTGATAGCAACAACCCTTATCATCCTGAAGAAAAAAGAAGTGATCGGTAAAAAGGAAGCAACGAAAGTGGCTACTGAAAAGATCATTAAACGAACAATTATTGAAACAGTAAACGCAAGTGGTAAAGTATATCCCGAAGATGAGCGAAAGGTAAGCTCTGATGTGAGTGGTGAAGTAGTGGAGATGTATGTAGAAGAAGGCGATAGTGTACGTAAGGGTCAATTACTGGCAAAAGTTTTTGCGGACGTGTTAACTTCAGACAGAGACCGGGCTGCATCCATCGTTAACCAGCAGCAGGCACAGGTTGGAAATACTGAAGCATCTCTTCGTTCGTTTGAAGCAAGATTGAACCAGGCAAAACTTGCATACGACCGTCAGAAAAAATTATTTGATGAAAAAGTGATCTCCCGCCAGGAGTTTGAACAGGCAGAAAGCGCATACTTAACTGCAAGAGCGGATCTTGATGCAGCTAAGCAAACCATCCGCAGTGGTAAAGCAGGTGTGCAAAGTGCGCAGGCAAGTTTAACTGCAGCTAATAAAAATCTTTCCCGTACAACTGTTCTTGCTCCAATGGATGGTATTGTTTCTTTATTGGCAGTAAAAAAAGGTGAGCGTGTGGCCGGTAACAGTTTCAGTCTTGGTACAGAAATTATGCGTGTGGCAGATATGAGCAAGATAGAAGTGCGTGTTGATGTTGGTGAGAATGATGTTCCCAAAGTAAAAATTGGGGATAGTGCCATTGTGGAAGTGGATGCTTATAACGATCGCAAATTCAAAGGTGTGGTTACGCAGATATCAAGCAGCAGTACCTCTGCCCAGGCAACCGGTGCTGCAGCAGCATCAGGCGATGTAACAAATTATAAAGTGTATATCCGTATTGATCCTGCTTCTTATGCAGATCTCATTGATCCGGCAAAAGGAAAAAATCTTCCGTTCCGACCGGGTATGAGCGCAAGCGCTGATATTATGACCACAAAACAGGTAAATGTATTAGCTGTACCGATTCTTGCAGTTACCACCCGTGATAAAAATGAGCAGGGATCGAAAGCAAAGGCAAAAGAAGAAGCAGATAAAAAGAAAGCACAAGGACAGGAAGTAACAACGAACAATGCTGTAATGACAGATGAAATGGAAGAAGTGGTGTTTATTGTGCAGAAAGACGGTACTGTAAAGAAGGTAGCCATCCGCACAAATATTCAGGATAACGAATACATTGAAGTGATGAGTGGATTGAAAGAAGGTGATGAAGTGGTGAGTGCACCCTATAATACCATCAGCAAAACACTAAAAGACGGCATGAAAGTAACAGTGGTGCCAAAAGATAAAGTGTACGACGAAAAATAA
- a CDS encoding prolyl oligopeptidase family serine peptidase — protein MLRLLIAFTFFLFFTETFAQDTIRFKQGLAVASGSRYGREAIYTDLLAWKMYNGQLAKPFANAEFGTNEKGEKITWREITADSSGRFRVFGRNFQRTTNPFLNPGSADRGSDYLYLTYNSKKAQPALLNIMGNSAVYVNGAPHMGDPYSSGYMYVPVMLKKGLNEFYIRAANVLPQLILNVKPVQLLTNDLTLPIVVADQQNKKVKAALVVANTSAVVLKNLQLKTSLAGKEATVTIASIPASGTRKVIIELDASGIAAKGKYDCKVLLLQNGKAVDEKIISIEAVENGSHYNNTFISNIDGSLQYYAVTPQLGGWKNNAALFLSVHGAGVEAIGQARAYKPKDWGTLVAATNRRPRGFNWEDWGRLDALEVLTIAKQTFHPDPKHIYLTGHSMGGHGTWFLGATYPDKWAAIAPAAGYASLKDYGSADGRIPDSSRSASEKILLRAGNQSDVPKLAFNYKPLGVYILHGDSDRVVPVTYARQMRKVLADFHSDYNYYEYPGGEHWFGDQSVDWPHIFSFFKWHSIPHDTSVNTIDFTTSSPGISSSYRWATIYQQLHPLQYSRIQLKRNNNSKTITGSTENVLLLQLALNDFGAGADVKIVLDSTAAVSYKTFSANDTIFVVKEKDKWVMVTKPTADEKNPQRYGAFKEAFNHHMVFVVGTGGTSEEKEATMNKAVYDAETWYYRGNGAVDIITDKEYSPALYAGRNVILYGNASTNAAWKSLLSDCPIQINNNEVKAGDVKWNGNDLAAYFIWPQKDPKLLTGVVAATGVVGMKAAYANQYFAGGSGFPDFMIFNSDMLKADDKAIKLAGFFDHQWKLSPVEYVLQK, from the coding sequence ATGTTACGACTGCTCATTGCATTTACATTCTTTCTTTTTTTTACTGAAACCTTTGCACAGGATACCATTCGTTTTAAGCAGGGACTTGCAGTTGCAAGCGGCAGCCGTTACGGACGTGAAGCGATCTATACTGATCTGCTTGCATGGAAAATGTACAATGGTCAATTAGCTAAGCCCTTTGCGAATGCTGAATTTGGGACGAATGAAAAAGGGGAGAAGATCACCTGGCGTGAAATAACTGCTGACAGCAGCGGACGATTTCGTGTATTTGGACGAAACTTTCAACGTACAACCAATCCGTTTTTAAATCCCGGCTCGGCCGACAGAGGGAGTGATTATTTATACCTCACCTATAATAGTAAGAAGGCACAACCGGCGCTGCTGAATATTATGGGCAATAGTGCAGTGTATGTAAATGGAGCTCCGCATATGGGCGATCCTTATAGTTCCGGTTATATGTATGTGCCGGTAATGCTGAAAAAAGGATTGAACGAATTTTATATACGTGCTGCAAATGTGTTACCACAGCTTATTCTGAATGTAAAACCTGTACAGCTTTTAACCAATGATCTCACATTGCCAATTGTTGTTGCAGATCAACAAAACAAAAAAGTTAAAGCTGCTTTGGTTGTTGCCAATACTTCAGCAGTTGTTTTGAAAAATCTTCAACTGAAAACCTCACTTGCTGGAAAAGAAGCAACTGTTACAATCGCTTCCATTCCTGCAAGTGGCACACGGAAAGTGATCATTGAATTAGATGCTTCAGGTATTGCTGCAAAAGGAAAATACGATTGCAAGGTTTTGTTATTGCAAAATGGAAAAGCAGTGGATGAAAAAATAATTTCCATTGAAGCTGTTGAAAATGGAAGTCATTACAATAACACATTCATCAGCAATATCGATGGCAGCTTGCAATACTATGCTGTTACACCACAGCTTGGCGGATGGAAAAACAATGCTGCTTTATTTCTTTCGGTACATGGTGCAGGAGTGGAAGCAATAGGGCAGGCACGTGCATACAAACCGAAAGACTGGGGCACATTAGTAGCTGCCACTAACCGCAGGCCACGTGGTTTTAATTGGGAAGATTGGGGACGGCTTGATGCCTTGGAAGTGTTGACCATTGCAAAACAAACATTTCACCCCGATCCCAAACACATTTATTTAACCGGCCATTCAATGGGCGGTCATGGTACCTGGTTTCTTGGTGCTACTTATCCTGATAAATGGGCGGCCATTGCTCCGGCAGCAGGTTATGCTTCATTAAAAGATTATGGCTCTGCTGATGGACGAATACCCGACAGCAGCCGTAGTGCTTCAGAAAAAATATTACTACGTGCGGGCAATCAAAGTGATGTGCCCAAACTTGCGTTCAATTATAAACCGCTCGGCGTTTACATTCTTCATGGTGATTCAGATAGAGTAGTGCCTGTAACTTATGCAAGACAAATGCGTAAAGTGCTGGCCGATTTTCACAGCGATTATAATTATTACGAATATCCCGGTGGCGAACATTGGTTTGGCGACCAGAGTGTGGATTGGCCGCATATCTTCAGTTTCTTTAAATGGCACAGTATACCACATGATACATCAGTAAATACAATTGACTTTACAACTTCCAGTCCCGGTATTTCTTCAAGTTATCGCTGGGCAACAATTTATCAGCAACTGCATCCGTTGCAGTATAGCCGTATTCAATTGAAACGAAATAATAATTCAAAGACTATTACCGGTTCAACAGAAAATGTGTTGTTGTTGCAATTAGCTTTGAATGACTTTGGTGCAGGAGCCGATGTGAAAATTGTATTAGACAGCACTGCTGCTGTTTCGTATAAAACCTTTTCTGCTAACGATACAATTTTTGTTGTAAAAGAAAAGGACAAATGGGTGATGGTAACAAAACCAACTGCTGATGAAAAAAATCCGCAACGTTATGGAGCATTTAAAGAAGCGTTTAATCACCACATGGTATTCGTTGTAGGCACAGGTGGTACTAGTGAAGAAAAAGAAGCAACCATGAACAAAGCTGTTTATGATGCAGAAACCTGGTATTACCGGGGTAATGGTGCGGTTGATATTATTACGGATAAAGAATATTCGCCTGCTTTATATGCAGGACGGAATGTTATACTGTATGGCAATGCCAGCACCAATGCTGCCTGGAAAAGTTTACTCAGCGATTGTCCCATTCAGATAAATAATAATGAAGTAAAAGCAGGTGATGTAAAATGGAACGGGAATGATCTGGCTGCCTATTTCATCTGGCCGCAGAAAGATCCAAAATTACTTACAGGTGTAGTGGCTGCAACGGGTGTAGTTGGAATGAAAGCTGCTTATGCCAACCAGTATTTTGCAGGCGGCAGCGGCTTTCCCGATTTTATGATCTTTAATAGTGATATGTTGAAAGCGGATGATAAAGCGATTAAGCTGGCAGGTTTTTTTGATCATCAATGGAAACTTTCGCCTGTGGAATATGTATTGCAGAAGTAA
- a CDS encoding DUF6962 family protein — translation MLEPVIDFTNMPYLHLFGIKILEPFTVLTNLFIAAACFYAYRKLQVKGLTQTLPHRLISLFFLLMGISTILGGVIGHAFLYETGMYGKIPGWYISMAAVAVFERAAIIHSRPLMNKNIGQFFSWFNYAEILTFMILSLITLRFTFVIMHAMYGLLIVVFCFELYVYSKTKDPALKHIFYATAWGFVALLCHAYQLSIHYWFNYNDVSHMAMIASILQYYKAAVGMQAEIKKEEMIPVRLE, via the coding sequence ATGCTGGAGCCTGTTATTGATTTTACAAACATGCCTTACTTGCATTTGTTTGGCATAAAGATCCTGGAGCCGTTTACGGTTCTTACAAACCTCTTTATTGCTGCAGCATGCTTTTATGCTTACCGCAAACTCCAGGTGAAAGGATTAACACAAACCCTTCCTCATCGTTTGATTTCGCTTTTCTTTTTGCTGATGGGTATCTCTACAATTCTTGGTGGTGTAATTGGCCACGCATTTTTATATGAAACAGGTATGTACGGAAAAATTCCCGGATGGTATATCAGCATGGCCGCCGTGGCCGTGTTTGAACGTGCGGCTATTATTCACAGCCGCCCCTTGATGAATAAAAATATCGGACAGTTTTTTTCATGGTTCAATTATGCAGAGATACTTACATTCATGATCCTTTCATTGATCACTCTCCGCTTCACATTTGTGATCATGCATGCCATGTATGGTTTATTAATCGTTGTTTTTTGTTTTGAATTGTATGTGTACAGCAAAACAAAAGACCCGGCATTAAAACATATTTTTTATGCAACAGCCTGGGGGTTTGTTGCCTTGCTTTGCCACGCCTATCAACTAAGCATTCACTATTGGTTTAATTACAACGATGTGAGCCATATGGCCATGATCGCTTCCATTCTGCAGTATTACAAAGCTGCGGTAGGAATGCAGGCAGAAATTAAAAAAGAAGAAATGATTCCCGTAAGATTGGAATAA
- a CDS encoding DUF4271 domain-containing protein, translated as MRFILFLLLLSVQFTVAAQDTSVVQRKPDSVSVTAPVVVAKDTVQQLQTVPFVSFDSCYKAILAKSRLNLFAKPQFQIEKEKQVESRDWLFYYILGIALLFGLLRITYLRYFSDMFRVFFRTSLRVNQIREQLVQSGLQSLLFNLFFAVAAGTYVYLLISYFDVSVKLPDLFIPLVTTAAIALMYLGKYVFLQVSGWLFGMKNAAETYSFIVFLINKIVGIVLLPFLFVIAFAEKELAGIAITISLVVIIGLFLYRFLRAYRPVQAEIKVGRFHFFIFFMAFEIAPLLVIYKLILGFL; from the coding sequence ATGCGTTTCATTTTATTCTTACTTCTTTTATCGGTTCAATTTACTGTTGCAGCACAGGATACTTCCGTTGTGCAACGGAAGCCTGACAGTGTTTCAGTAACTGCACCGGTTGTAGTTGCAAAAGATACGGTTCAGCAATTGCAGACAGTTCCATTCGTTTCCTTTGATTCCTGTTACAAAGCTATTCTTGCAAAAAGCAGGTTGAATCTTTTTGCAAAACCTCAGTTCCAGATCGAAAAAGAAAAACAGGTTGAAAGCAGGGATTGGCTGTTCTATTATATTTTGGGTATTGCCTTGTTGTTTGGATTGCTTCGTATCACTTACCTGCGTTATTTCAGCGATATGTTCAGGGTGTTCTTCCGCACTTCGTTGCGTGTGAACCAGATCAGGGAACAGTTGGTGCAATCGGGTTTGCAGTCGTTATTGTTCAATTTGTTTTTTGCCGTGGCGGCCGGTACCTATGTGTACCTGCTCATCAGTTATTTTGATGTATCGGTTAAATTACCCGATCTGTTTATACCGCTTGTTACGACAGCCGCCATTGCCCTGATGTACCTCGGTAAGTATGTTTTTCTGCAGGTAAGCGGCTGGTTGTTTGGAATGAAGAATGCCGCTGAAACCTATTCGTTTATTGTTTTCCTGATCAATAAAATTGTGGGTATTGTATTGCTTCCTTTCCTGTTTGTGATCGCTTTTGCTGAAAAAGAGCTGGCAGGCATAGCCATTACTATTTCATTGGTTGTCATTATAGGACTTTTCCTTTACCGCTTTCTGCGGGCCTACCGCCCTGTGCAGGCAGAAATCAAGGTTGGCAGGTTCCATTTTTTCATTTTTTTCATGGCTTTTGAGATCGCCCCGTTGCTGGTTATCTATAAGTTGATCCTTGGCTTTTTGTAA
- a CDS encoding NAD(P)H-dependent glycerol-3-phosphate dehydrogenase, with amino-acid sequence MKQEELNQQFAIIGSGSFATALAKILNGNGVPLNWCVRNQNIIDQIKKHGHNPSYLRSATFNTSLLTLTTNLTETIEQSDYLILAIPSAYTEEVLDKLPKDIFEGKQIISAIKGIMPNRNILLNDYLKNDFGFDPKDYYTIMGPCHAEEVASEKLSYLTFTGLDQTTTQWIADQFRNHYINTVINDDVYGVQFAAILKNIYALGSGIAHGLEYGDNFLSVLIANAADEMAGFLRKVGIRNMEVGVHKEPIPGVQLMKTSLRKSANYAASVYMGDLLVTCYSLYSRNRTFGNMIGKGFSVKAAQLEMNMVAEGYNASKCFYLINKELGADMPIATAIYKILWEDVQPAEAFEQLEQVLI; translated from the coding sequence TTGAAACAGGAAGAACTTAATCAGCAGTTTGCAATTATCGGGAGTGGCAGTTTTGCCACGGCTCTTGCGAAGATCCTCAATGGAAACGGCGTGCCCCTGAACTGGTGTGTGCGGAATCAGAACATTATTGATCAAATAAAAAAGCACGGTCATAATCCAAGCTATCTGCGATCGGCAACATTCAATACATCTTTGCTCACGTTAACGACAAACTTAACTGAAACAATTGAGCAATCCGATTACCTGATACTTGCCATTCCTTCTGCTTACACAGAAGAAGTACTGGATAAATTACCCAAAGATATTTTTGAAGGGAAGCAGATCATTTCTGCAATTAAAGGTATTATGCCTAACCGGAATATTCTGCTCAACGATTACCTTAAGAATGATTTTGGTTTTGATCCGAAGGATTATTACACCATCATGGGTCCTTGTCATGCAGAAGAAGTGGCATCTGAGAAATTATCGTATCTCACGTTTACAGGTCTTGATCAAACGACAACACAGTGGATCGCTGATCAATTCCGTAATCATTATATCAATACCGTAATCAATGATGATGTGTATGGTGTGCAGTTTGCAGCCATTCTCAAAAACATTTATGCACTGGGCAGTGGTATTGCACACGGGCTTGAGTATGGTGATAATTTTTTGAGTGTATTGATTGCTAATGCTGCCGATGAAATGGCGGGCTTCTTGCGCAAAGTTGGTATCCGCAATATGGAAGTGGGTGTGCACAAGGAACCAATTCCGGGAGTGCAGTTGATGAAAACTTCACTGCGTAAATCGGCTAACTATGCTGCAAGTGTGTACATGGGTGATCTGCTGGTAACCTGTTACTCGTTGTATAGCCGTAACCGTACGTTCGGGAATATGATCGGCAAAGGGTTTAGTGTAAAAGCTGCACAACTTGAAATGAATATGGTGGCCGAAGGTTATAATGCCAGCAAATGTTTTTACCTCATCAATAAGGAACTGGGTGCTGATATGCCCATTGCTACAGCTATCTATAAAATTTTGTGGGAAGATGTACAACCTGCTGAAGCATTTGAACAGTTGGAGCAGGTGTTGATTTAA
- the hemW gene encoding radical SAM family heme chaperone HemW, whose translation MAGIYIHIPFCRQACNYCNFHFSTSLHYKNDFVQALLKEIELQAKANYLQGQTIETIYFGGGTPSILQIDELQQIMQQLHQYFIIDSSAEITLEANPDDVTDEKLKGWKQLGLNRLSIGIQSLFEEDLRWMNRAHTADEAKQVISKARAAGFDSFTVDLIYGTPGLTDEKWLYNLNWVLQQNINHLSCYALTVEEKTPLDKQIRQHQKQDVDPEQQSRQFLILMDHLQQAGFEHYEISNFAKPGYRSKHNSSYWKGVHYLGLGPSAHSFNGVSRQWNIANNQLYIQSLNQGIVSFEKEELTATQQLNEYIMTSLRLMEGCDLNYISQKFGGDKSSQLKTEAAPYASKGLLMNTNDHLILTKEGKLFADSIASDLFF comes from the coding sequence ATGGCAGGTATTTATATTCATATTCCGTTTTGCAGGCAGGCATGCAATTACTGTAATTTTCATTTCAGTACCAGTCTGCATTACAAGAACGATTTTGTGCAGGCTTTATTGAAAGAGATTGAATTACAGGCAAAAGCCAACTACCTGCAAGGCCAGACGATTGAAACAATTTATTTTGGTGGAGGTACGCCCAGCATTCTGCAGATCGATGAATTGCAGCAGATCATGCAACAACTGCATCAGTATTTTATCATTGACTCATCGGCTGAAATAACATTGGAAGCTAACCCCGATGATGTAACGGATGAAAAGCTGAAAGGCTGGAAACAACTCGGCCTTAACCGCCTCAGTATCGGCATTCAATCGTTGTTTGAAGAAGATCTGCGGTGGATGAACCGTGCACATACCGCCGATGAAGCAAAACAAGTGATCAGCAAAGCAAGAGCCGCAGGCTTCGATAGTTTTACGGTTGACCTGATCTATGGCACGCCCGGTTTAACTGATGAGAAGTGGTTGTATAATTTGAACTGGGTATTGCAGCAAAACATCAATCATCTTTCCTGTTATGCATTAACGGTTGAAGAAAAAACACCACTGGATAAACAGATACGTCAGCATCAAAAACAGGATGTTGACCCGGAACAACAAAGCCGCCAGTTTTTAATACTGATGGATCATCTGCAACAAGCCGGTTTTGAACATTATGAAATTTCCAATTTTGCAAAACCCGGTTATCGTAGTAAACACAACAGCAGTTACTGGAAGGGCGTGCATTATCTGGGTTTAGGCCCATCGGCACATTCATTTAACGGCGTTAGCAGGCAATGGAATATCGCCAACAATCAACTGTATATTCAATCGCTCAACCAGGGGATAGTTTCGTTTGAAAAAGAAGAACTAACGGCTACGCAGCAGCTCAACGAATATATCATGACCAGTTTGCGACTCATGGAGGGTTGCGATCTTAACTATATCAGCCAAAAATTTGGCGGCGACAAATCATCACAGCTGAAAACGGAAGCAGCTCCCTATGCAAGTAAAGGCTTGCTGATGAATACAAACGATCATCTCATTCTTACGAAGGAAGGAAAACTCTTTGCCGACAGCATTGCCTCCGACCTGTTCTTCTAA